The Urbifossiella limnaea genome has a window encoding:
- a CDS encoding outer membrane protein assembly factor BamB family protein: protein MARVRLPLLALLLLAVPAQAVILRLVSLQEVLDGEQLIFVAAVDSVLPERPALVLKLDEKLKGDPPFDRLPVNMTGDDEAKKGEHTKLILDRLDGGRKVVVFASKKGKRYNAMAFTEGTWFSLQGVVDDDGKTVRWAFLHGEPYLRRTFKGTTAELRQICVDGLAKKAPPPAPNEKEAPGFGPAPKKEGGGSEGGGRRGSVVGGAALFGVIPSLALVGPLAIIAALFPGAAASMAVAMKRWRAFLVVASVNSTAALVYWLVREYWGLPDWWLFTYQGFTLLLVGFTFGGMVWADRRYRRLVGEDPTATTTPTRKELRILLGVVAVIGLLVASARFFGPWSAAVDFPMREFALIGVSLLASAGYVGYRRLTAAHDLRADGTEPPLRVSISGELAGLSALFTVTLAAALVGGLPASTTTPPPESAGGGVRLLDVQVYELPDANQVMSSVTVNGDRLYVGAAKSGGFGSDGFVFALDRDSKQVAWKFAADGDLMPVFSTPTVSGGKVFVGEGLHTDKGSRLFALDAATGKTAWPNPFPTTSHTEGQPRVANGRLYFAAGDDGLICADAAKGTKVWQFAGKEQKLHIDGAPAVSGKRVFLGSGLYTLARVAVDADTGNELWRQPQAYRSFGPPLATGEHVLYGIGTGNMTNDTFAYAEEGTPSEAAPGGAVVCASVTDGKTVWEAKLPRSVHTPLAADALFVYVACRDGSVYCFNRATGAVWWSVSLGSTFTAGPAVAADDQGRPTAVYAATPEGRVACLNPYTGKAYWVRELAEVGGRRVTELYSTPAVVQDGRRRSVYVGAQLESRTRSKSAAVFRFDDETGE, encoded by the coding sequence GTGGCCCGCGTCCGCCTGCCCCTCCTCGCGCTGCTTCTGCTGGCGGTTCCCGCCCAGGCCGTCATCCTCCGCCTCGTCTCGCTTCAGGAAGTGCTCGACGGCGAGCAGCTCATCTTCGTCGCGGCAGTCGATTCGGTGCTGCCCGAGAGGCCAGCGCTCGTGCTGAAGCTGGACGAGAAGCTGAAAGGCGACCCGCCGTTCGACCGGCTGCCGGTCAACATGACGGGCGACGACGAGGCCAAGAAGGGCGAGCACACCAAGCTGATACTCGACCGCCTGGACGGGGGCCGCAAGGTGGTGGTGTTCGCCAGCAAGAAGGGGAAGCGCTACAACGCGATGGCCTTCACCGAGGGAACGTGGTTTTCCCTGCAAGGGGTTGTGGACGACGACGGCAAGACGGTCCGCTGGGCGTTCCTGCACGGCGAGCCGTACCTGCGGCGGACTTTCAAGGGGACGACGGCTGAGCTTCGGCAGATATGCGTGGACGGGCTGGCGAAGAAGGCCCCGCCGCCGGCGCCGAACGAGAAAGAGGCGCCGGGATTCGGACCTGCCCCGAAGAAGGAGGGAGGGGGGAGTGAGGGGGGTGGGAGACGCGGCTCGGTTGTGGGTGGCGCCGCGTTGTTCGGTGTCATCCCGTCGCTGGCGCTGGTAGGCCCGTTGGCTATCATCGCGGCGCTATTCCCCGGCGCTGCCGCGAGCATGGCAGTCGCCATGAAGCGGTGGCGGGCCTTCCTCGTAGTCGCCAGCGTGAACAGTACCGCCGCCCTGGTCTACTGGTTGGTCCGCGAATACTGGGGGCTACCAGACTGGTGGTTATTCACGTACCAGGGGTTCACGCTGCTGCTGGTCGGGTTCACGTTCGGCGGCATGGTGTGGGCCGACCGGCGATACCGGCGGCTCGTGGGTGAAGACCCGACCGCGACCACGACCCCGACGCGCAAGGAACTCCGCATCCTCCTGGGCGTCGTGGCCGTGATCGGGCTGCTGGTCGCGTCGGCGCGGTTCTTCGGGCCGTGGAGCGCGGCGGTCGATTTCCCGATGCGCGAGTTCGCGCTCATCGGCGTGTCGCTCCTCGCTTCGGCAGGCTACGTCGGCTACCGCCGGCTTACCGCGGCCCACGACCTGCGCGCCGACGGCACCGAGCCGCCGCTGCGGGTGAGCATCTCGGGCGAGCTTGCCGGGCTGTCCGCGCTGTTCACCGTCACGCTGGCAGCGGCACTCGTAGGCGGCCTTCCTGCGTCCACGACTACGCCGCCTCCCGAGAGTGCGGGTGGCGGCGTGAGGCTGCTCGACGTGCAGGTCTACGAGCTGCCCGACGCCAATCAGGTGATGTCCTCCGTTACCGTGAACGGTGACCGTCTCTACGTCGGGGCCGCGAAGTCGGGCGGGTTCGGCTCCGACGGGTTTGTCTTCGCCCTCGACCGCGACAGTAAACAGGTGGCGTGGAAGTTCGCCGCCGACGGCGACCTGATGCCCGTGTTCAGCACGCCGACCGTGAGCGGCGGCAAAGTGTTCGTCGGCGAGGGGCTCCACACCGACAAGGGAAGTCGGCTGTTCGCCCTCGACGCGGCGACCGGCAAGACCGCGTGGCCGAACCCGTTCCCGACGACGAGCCACACCGAGGGTCAGCCGAGGGTGGCGAACGGCAGACTGTACTTCGCCGCCGGCGACGACGGGCTAATCTGTGCGGACGCCGCCAAAGGCACGAAGGTGTGGCAGTTCGCGGGTAAGGAGCAGAAGCTGCACATCGACGGCGCCCCGGCCGTGAGCGGCAAGCGCGTTTTCCTCGGCAGCGGGCTGTACACGCTGGCCCGCGTCGCGGTCGATGCCGACACCGGCAACGAATTGTGGCGGCAGCCGCAGGCGTACCGATCGTTCGGGCCGCCGCTTGCGACGGGCGAACACGTCTTGTACGGCATCGGCACCGGGAACATGACGAACGACACATTCGCCTACGCCGAGGAGGGCACTCCGTCGGAGGCGGCGCCCGGTGGCGCAGTCGTGTGCGCGAGCGTTACCGACGGCAAAACCGTGTGGGAGGCAAAGCTGCCACGCTCGGTCCACACGCCGCTCGCGGCGGACGCGCTCTTCGTGTACGTCGCCTGTCGCGACGGCTCGGTGTACTGCTTCAACCGCGCCACCGGCGCCGTGTGGTGGTCGGTATCACTCGGCAGCACGTTTACCGCCGGTCCGGCGGTCGCTGCGGACGATCAAGGCCGCCCGACGGCCGTGTACGCCGCCACTCCGGAGGGCCGGGTCGCGTGCCTGAATCCATACACGGGCAAGGCCTACTGGGTGCGTGAGCTGGCGGAGGTAGGTGGCCGGCGTGTCACCGAACTGTACTCGACGCCTGCCGTGGTGCAGGACGGGCGGCGGCGGTCGGTGTACGTCGGGGCGCAGCTCGAATCGCGTACGCGGAGCAAGTCGGCGGCGGTGTTCCGGTTCGACGACGAGACGGGGGAGTGA
- a CDS encoding DUF4838 domain-containing protein: MSRLVVAVGFLLLTSPAFAADLAKGGKSLATIVINPGDTPKAKSKVKALATGDAVAAQLLADWLGKMVGAPTPVQNSAPAAGTPIYVGRAAVAAGLKLDDIDSRTKEGVRIVVEANRVLIAGQSDAATLKAVCRFLEHLGCRYFMDTPLGEVFPHTPDLTVAAVTITEKPGLLYRNPKGPTWPGGSWKSWNGAGGEDFAHAHSWGRYIPKGLFAEHPEYFAMGADGKRKDGDWLCTSNPGVRGVFAKNVVAAIKAGARNPSISPPDGRGYCQCPACKAQDDPKVIEPSSGSVAVSTRYADFFDDVARRVAKEAPDVILNFYVYADYTQPPTRTTKLAPNLCAVIAPIRYCRLHALGDPNCPSRKQAVDMIDGWARVAPRLGYYNYMYNLADATLPTFKFTPCRLEFPLLADRGLAFMTIEVLSNWHLYGPQIYLSLRMAYDPRLDPVALMDDYFTKFYGPAAAPMKAYWMGIDGATAVLPNHAGGFYGMSGVYTDEFVRACESRLKQASDAATGVYAERVALHAAGFQNVIDYRSINEAMARGDFRAAKTSYDRMTARIDVLSAKRHANPEYGTAYLRRFLSKAIDGGLTATAAPTRVVAVLPDRWKFAPDDKDDGEAKGFASPTHDDTRWRQVATYSNTLSGQGLEENTVLWYRTTVRVPVGKGSLALVFPEVDGPATVYVNGKAVEAEPILPNPKAVADVPRRAPFRVPPGDAVVAVRVDNRRISELFLGGILRPVVLVEAP, translated from the coding sequence ATGTCCCGCCTCGTCGTCGCTGTCGGGTTCCTCCTGCTCACCTCCCCGGCGTTCGCTGCCGACCTGGCGAAGGGCGGCAAGTCCCTGGCCACGATCGTCATCAACCCGGGCGACACGCCGAAGGCCAAGAGCAAGGTGAAGGCTCTCGCCACCGGCGACGCCGTAGCCGCGCAACTGCTCGCCGACTGGCTCGGCAAGATGGTCGGTGCCCCCACACCCGTTCAGAACTCAGCCCCCGCAGCCGGCACGCCCATCTACGTCGGCCGCGCCGCAGTCGCGGCCGGGTTGAAGCTCGACGACATCGACAGCCGCACGAAGGAGGGGGTACGGATCGTCGTTGAGGCGAACCGCGTCCTGATCGCGGGCCAGTCCGACGCCGCGACGCTGAAGGCCGTCTGCCGCTTCCTCGAACACCTCGGCTGCCGCTATTTCATGGACACGCCACTCGGCGAGGTGTTCCCGCACACGCCCGACCTGACGGTCGCCGCGGTGACGATCACCGAGAAGCCGGGTCTCCTGTACCGCAACCCCAAAGGGCCGACGTGGCCCGGCGGCTCGTGGAAGTCGTGGAACGGAGCCGGCGGCGAGGACTTCGCGCACGCCCACTCGTGGGGCCGATACATCCCGAAGGGGCTGTTCGCCGAACACCCCGAGTACTTCGCGATGGGGGCCGACGGCAAGCGGAAAGACGGCGACTGGCTCTGCACGTCCAACCCCGGGGTGCGGGGCGTGTTCGCCAAAAACGTCGTCGCGGCGATCAAGGCGGGTGCGAGGAACCCGTCGATCTCACCGCCGGACGGCCGCGGCTACTGCCAGTGCCCGGCGTGCAAGGCCCAGGACGACCCCAAGGTCATCGAGCCGTCGAGCGGCAGCGTGGCCGTCTCGACCCGCTACGCCGACTTCTTCGACGACGTGGCCCGCCGCGTGGCGAAGGAGGCGCCGGACGTGATCCTCAACTTTTACGTCTACGCCGACTACACGCAGCCGCCGACGCGAACTACGAAGCTGGCGCCGAACTTATGCGCGGTGATCGCCCCTATCCGCTATTGCCGCCTGCACGCACTCGGCGACCCGAACTGTCCGAGCCGCAAGCAGGCCGTGGACATGATCGACGGGTGGGCGAGGGTGGCGCCCCGACTCGGGTACTACAACTACATGTACAATCTCGCCGACGCCACGCTGCCGACGTTCAAGTTCACGCCGTGCCGGCTCGAATTCCCGCTGCTGGCCGACCGCGGGCTGGCCTTCATGACCATCGAGGTGCTGTCGAACTGGCACCTGTACGGACCGCAAATCTACCTCAGCCTCCGCATGGCGTACGACCCGCGGCTCGACCCCGTGGCGCTCATGGACGACTACTTCACGAAGTTTTACGGCCCCGCCGCCGCGCCGATGAAGGCGTATTGGATGGGGATCGACGGCGCCACGGCGGTCCTGCCGAATCACGCTGGCGGTTTCTACGGCATGAGCGGCGTCTACACCGACGAGTTCGTCCGCGCGTGCGAGTCCCGCCTGAAGCAGGCCTCAGACGCGGCGACCGGCGTGTACGCCGAACGCGTCGCGCTTCATGCGGCGGGCTTCCAAAACGTCATCGATTACCGCTCCATCAACGAGGCGATGGCCCGCGGCGACTTCCGCGCCGCGAAGACCTCCTACGACCGCATGACCGCCCGCATCGACGTCCTCTCGGCGAAGCGGCACGCGAACCCGGAGTACGGCACTGCGTACCTTCGACGCTTCCTGTCGAAGGCGATCGACGGCGGCCTCACGGCGACCGCGGCGCCGACCCGGGTGGTAGCCGTGCTCCCTGACCGCTGGAAGTTCGCCCCGGACGACAAGGACGATGGCGAGGCTAAGGGCTTCGCCAGCCCCACGCACGACGACACCAGGTGGCGCCAGGTGGCGACGTACTCGAACACGCTGAGCGGTCAGGGGCTGGAAGAGAACACGGTCCTGTGGTACCGCACGACTGTGAGAGTGCCGGTGGGGAAGGGGAGTCTCGCGCTCGTATTCCCCGAGGTGGACGGCCCCGCGACGGTGTACGTGAACGGCAAGGCGGTTGAAGCGGAGCCGATTCTGCCGAACCCGAAGGCGGTGGCGGACGTTCCCCGTCGGGCGCCGTTCCGCGTGCCGCCCGGCGACGCCGTCGTCGCGGTGCGGGTGGACAACCGACGCATCAGCGAACTGTTCCTCGGTGGTATCCTGCGCCCCGTCGTACTGGTTGAAGCGCCCTGA
- a CDS encoding RidA family protein codes for MPSPETRVQELHLTLPPAPKPVAVYKTAVRHGNLLYVSGHGPLKADRSLITGRVGDTLTPEQGKDAARQVGLAVLATIRDALGSLDKVKRIVKTLGWVNCTAEFTGQPAVINGFSELMKDVFGDDAGIGARSAVSAHTLPGGIAVEVECIFEVE; via the coding sequence ATGCCCAGCCCCGAGACGCGCGTCCAGGAATTGCACCTCACCCTGCCGCCTGCCCCGAAGCCGGTCGCGGTGTACAAGACTGCTGTACGCCACGGCAACCTGCTGTACGTCTCCGGCCACGGCCCCCTGAAGGCCGACCGCTCCCTCATCACCGGCCGCGTCGGCGACACGCTCACGCCGGAGCAGGGGAAGGATGCCGCCCGCCAGGTCGGGCTTGCAGTCCTGGCCACAATCCGCGACGCGCTCGGCTCGCTCGACAAGGTCAAGCGAATCGTCAAGACGCTGGGATGGGTCAACTGCACGGCCGAGTTCACCGGTCAGCCGGCGGTCATCAACGGTTTTTCGGAGTTGATGAAGGACGTGTTCGGCGACGACGCCGGCATTGGGGCACGGAGTGCGGTGTCCGCGCACACACTGCCGGGCGGCATCGCGGTGGAAGTCGAGTGCATCTTCGAGGTGGAGTAG
- a CDS encoding DUF1549 and DUF1553 domain-containing protein yields MRRFASLLVVALGAGPATAADIPADWAFKPVLRPGVPTVKGTTRTPVDAFLLARLEAKRLTFAPAADRRTLVRRLSFDLHGLPPTPEEVAAFLNDAAPDAYEKLVDRLLASPRYGERMALFWLDLARYAESDGFKADDARPNAWRYRDYVIRSFNADKPFDRFVREQLAGDELFPGDPDALTATGFLRHYPYEYNAVDVELKRQDILNDLTDTTAGAFLGLTLGCAKCHDHKTDPVTQEDYYRVQAFFAGYWPVDGPLLDAVARKDYDTKRAAWEAKTAADRAELAALEGPYREKMVKRERMRFAPELLALVDMPEANRTPLQKQMAAMVAKQVSADGKDVGKTMKGADKEKWDALAAKLAAVAKDKPADPPRVPAMTDTGPTPPATFLLKRGNWRSKGENLEPGFIASITPADPTITPTATTSGRRAALASWIADAKNPLTARVIVNRVWQHHFGVGIVPSSSDFGVGGDRPSHPELLDWLASEFVTSHGWSLKKLHRQIVTSAVYRQSARGAANDADPDNALLWQYPRRRLDGEALRDAVLMTAGVLNTKAGGPSVYPELPAEVKTGGWKVSADPAERNRRSVYVGVKRNLRYPFFSLFDSPERVEACSRRFVTTTAPQALTLLNDAMILGHAKTFATRVTRDVGNDGDKVVTRAVELALGRPPSSEEKAALVAFLRNGGADAVTDLCHALLNLNEFLYID; encoded by the coding sequence ATGCGACGGTTCGCTTCCCTTTTGGTCGTCGCGCTCGGCGCCGGCCCCGCCACTGCCGCCGACATCCCCGCCGACTGGGCGTTCAAGCCCGTCCTCCGGCCCGGCGTCCCGACGGTCAAGGGGACGACCCGCACGCCGGTCGATGCCTTTCTCCTCGCCCGCCTCGAAGCGAAGAGGCTCACCTTCGCCCCGGCCGCCGACCGCCGCACGCTCGTCCGCCGGCTCTCCTTCGACCTGCACGGCCTGCCGCCGACGCCTGAGGAAGTTGCCGCGTTCTTGAACGACGCGGCCCCCGACGCGTATGAGAAGCTTGTCGATCGGCTGCTGGCGTCGCCGCGGTACGGCGAGCGGATGGCGCTCTTCTGGCTGGACCTCGCACGCTACGCGGAGAGCGACGGGTTCAAGGCCGACGACGCCCGCCCGAACGCCTGGCGCTACCGCGACTATGTCATCCGCTCGTTCAACGCCGACAAGCCGTTCGACCGCTTCGTGCGCGAACAACTCGCCGGCGACGAACTCTTTCCCGGCGACCCCGACGCCCTTACCGCTACCGGGTTCTTGCGGCACTACCCGTACGAGTACAACGCCGTCGACGTGGAGCTTAAGCGGCAGGACATTCTGAACGACCTGACAGACACGACGGCCGGCGCGTTCCTCGGACTGACGCTGGGGTGCGCGAAGTGCCACGACCACAAGACGGACCCGGTGACGCAGGAGGACTATTACCGCGTCCAGGCCTTCTTCGCCGGCTACTGGCCCGTCGACGGGCCACTGCTCGATGCGGTCGCGCGGAAGGACTACGACACGAAGCGCGCCGCCTGGGAGGCGAAGACCGCCGCCGACAGGGCCGAGTTGGCGGCACTCGAGGGGCCGTACCGCGAGAAGATGGTGAAGCGCGAGCGGATGCGGTTCGCGCCGGAACTCCTTGCGCTGGTGGACATGCCCGAGGCGAACCGCACACCACTCCAGAAGCAGATGGCGGCGATGGTCGCGAAGCAGGTGTCGGCCGACGGCAAGGATGTCGGCAAGACGATGAAGGGGGCCGACAAGGAGAAGTGGGACGCGCTAGCGGCGAAGCTCGCGGCGGTGGCGAAGGACAAGCCCGCCGACCCGCCGCGCGTGCCCGCCATGACCGACACGGGGCCCACGCCGCCGGCCACATTCCTGCTGAAGCGGGGCAACTGGCGCAGCAAGGGCGAGAATCTCGAACCCGGCTTCATCGCGTCGATCACGCCCGCGGACCCGACCATCACGCCGACGGCGACGACGAGCGGCCGGCGCGCGGCGCTTGCATCATGGATCGCCGACGCGAAGAACCCGCTGACCGCCCGCGTGATCGTGAACCGCGTCTGGCAGCACCACTTCGGCGTCGGCATCGTCCCGAGCAGCAGCGACTTCGGCGTCGGCGGTGACCGGCCGAGCCACCCCGAACTGCTCGACTGGCTCGCAAGCGAGTTCGTCACTTCGCACGGCTGGTCGCTGAAGAAACTGCACCGCCAGATCGTCACGTCGGCCGTGTACCGCCAGAGTGCCCGCGGCGCCGCCAACGACGCCGACCCGGACAACGCCCTACTGTGGCAGTACCCGCGCCGCCGTCTCGACGGCGAGGCGCTCCGCGACGCGGTGTTGATGACAGCCGGTGTGTTGAACACGAAGGCCGGCGGGCCGAGCGTGTACCCCGAGCTTCCGGCGGAGGTGAAGACCGGCGGCTGGAAGGTGTCGGCCGACCCCGCGGAGCGTAACCGCCGCAGCGTGTACGTTGGGGTCAAGCGGAACCTCCGCTACCCGTTCTTCAGCCTGTTCGACAGCCCGGAGCGCGTGGAGGCGTGCAGCCGCCGGTTCGTCACCACGACCGCCCCGCAGGCGCTGACGCTCCTGAACGACGCGATGATCCTCGGCCACGCCAAGACGTTCGCCACGCGCGTGACCCGCGACGTGGGGAATGACGGCGACAAGGTGGTGACGCGGGCCGTGGAGTTGGCGTTGGGCCGCCCGCCGAGTTCGGAGGAGAAGGCGGCGCTAGTGGCGTTCCTCCGTAACGGCGGCGCGGACGCGGTGACAGACCTGTGTCATGCGCTCCTGAACCTGAACGAGTTCCTGTACATCGATTGA
- a CDS encoding sugar phosphate isomerase/epimerase family protein: MAKARISIGTWAYLFNQEVPTTDFHQILHKLQDLGYDGVELGSFGPHPSPATHPTKASRAKLRKEIADHGLALSGIAVDLWAFKTPGTSIMDEIPAAYLTAFLGWCAFASELDAKTIRVDTVVAPNFFDADAEGQKIGAEKGMERFINVWDKSSKIAADYGLNVCWEFEPGFAFNKPSEIVKLVDGVRAKGNPNFGVLYDTCHAHMCAVVGANQTGAKETLPGGELELLEKLKGKVTHIHLIDSDGSLNEHNTSTHNPFGTGKLDFDKLVPAMQASGVPHDWWTVDLCFWPHAWEVTAQSKKYLDKLREKYAAA, translated from the coding sequence ATGGCCAAGGCCCGCATCTCGATCGGCACCTGGGCGTACCTGTTCAACCAGGAAGTCCCCACCACCGACTTCCACCAGATCCTCCACAAGCTGCAAGACCTCGGGTACGACGGCGTCGAGCTTGGCAGCTTCGGCCCGCACCCCAGCCCCGCGACGCACCCCACGAAGGCAAGCCGGGCCAAGCTCCGCAAGGAGATCGCCGACCACGGCCTGGCTCTGTCGGGCATCGCCGTGGACCTGTGGGCGTTCAAGACGCCCGGCACCTCCATCATGGACGAGATCCCGGCCGCTTATCTCACGGCGTTCCTCGGCTGGTGCGCGTTCGCGTCCGAGCTCGATGCCAAGACCATCCGCGTGGACACGGTCGTGGCCCCGAACTTCTTCGATGCCGACGCCGAGGGGCAGAAGATCGGCGCCGAGAAGGGGATGGAGCGGTTCATCAACGTCTGGGACAAGAGCAGTAAGATCGCGGCCGACTACGGGTTGAACGTGTGCTGGGAGTTCGAGCCCGGGTTCGCGTTCAACAAGCCGTCGGAGATCGTGAAGCTGGTGGACGGCGTGCGGGCGAAGGGGAACCCGAACTTCGGCGTCCTGTACGACACCTGCCACGCCCACATGTGCGCGGTCGTGGGGGCGAACCAGACGGGCGCGAAGGAAACGCTCCCGGGCGGCGAGTTGGAGTTGCTGGAGAAGCTTAAGGGGAAGGTGACCCACATCCACCTCATCGACTCGGACGGCAGCCTGAACGAGCACAACACCTCGACGCACAACCCGTTCGGCACCGGAAAGCTCGACTTCGACAAGCTCGTGCCGGCGATGCAGGCCAGCGGCGTGCCGCACGACTGGTGGACGGTGGACCTGTGCTTCTGGCCGCACGCATGGGAGGTCACGGCGCAGAGCAAGAAGTACCTCGACAAGCTCCGCGAGAAGTACGCCGCGGCGTAA
- a CDS encoding DUF1501 domain-containing protein, with protein MTPHVPLFRNRRDFLRLAGGGFGALAYSALQAADGPSVAAPFAPRPTHFAAMAKAVIFLFMEGGPSHIDICDPKPELTRMNGKPLPASFGRVITPMGAGGNNLLASKRTFRKYGQSGMDFSDWVPNLATCADDFAQLRACYADGLNHVGSVCQMNTGTVLAGKPALGSWAVYGLGTVNQNLPGFVVLTDTPNEVAGGARNWGTGFLPATYQGTQFRNGSSPILNLSTPDSVSAARHRAKLDLIAQMNDIHRRERPGDTSLDARQSAYELAFRMQATAPEAVDLSREDQRTKDAYGLNRPETAEYGHRCLLARRLVERGVRFVQVYCGAGSQWDSHADIEGNHGRMCRRADQPSAALIKDLKQRGLLDSTLVIWGGEFGRTPQTEGVSGRDHNPFGFSMLMAGGGVKAGTIHGTTDEFGLRGVEGRAHVADFHATILHLMGLDHTKLTFRHNGLDDRLTGQAGRVVREVVA; from the coding sequence ATGACTCCGCACGTCCCCCTGTTCCGCAACCGCCGCGACTTCCTACGCCTTGCCGGCGGCGGGTTCGGCGCCCTCGCGTACTCCGCCCTCCAGGCGGCCGACGGGCCGTCGGTCGCGGCCCCGTTCGCGCCGCGGCCGACGCACTTCGCCGCGATGGCGAAGGCGGTCATCTTCCTGTTCATGGAGGGCGGGCCGAGCCACATCGACATCTGCGACCCGAAGCCTGAACTGACGCGCATGAACGGCAAGCCGCTGCCGGCGAGCTTCGGCCGCGTCATCACCCCGATGGGGGCGGGCGGCAACAACCTCCTCGCCAGCAAGCGCACCTTCCGCAAGTACGGCCAGAGCGGCATGGACTTCAGCGACTGGGTGCCGAACCTCGCCACCTGCGCCGACGACTTCGCGCAGCTGCGGGCCTGCTACGCCGACGGCCTCAACCACGTCGGCAGCGTCTGCCAGATGAACACCGGGACCGTCCTCGCCGGCAAGCCCGCGCTCGGCAGCTGGGCGGTGTACGGACTCGGCACCGTGAACCAGAACCTCCCCGGCTTCGTCGTCCTCACCGACACGCCGAACGAGGTCGCCGGCGGCGCACGCAACTGGGGCACCGGCTTCCTCCCCGCCACCTACCAGGGGACGCAGTTCCGCAACGGCAGCAGCCCCATCCTGAACCTGTCCACGCCCGACAGCGTCAGTGCCGCGCGGCACCGGGCGAAGCTTGACCTGATCGCGCAGATGAACGACATCCACCGCCGCGAGCGCCCCGGCGACACGTCGCTCGACGCCCGCCAGTCCGCGTACGAACTGGCGTTCCGGATGCAGGCGACTGCCCCCGAGGCGGTGGACCTGTCGCGCGAGGACCAGCGCACGAAGGACGCATACGGCCTGAACCGCCCCGAGACCGCCGAGTACGGCCACCGCTGCCTGCTGGCCCGCCGGCTGGTCGAGCGCGGCGTTCGGTTCGTGCAGGTGTACTGCGGGGCCGGCAGCCAGTGGGACTCGCACGCCGACATCGAGGGGAACCACGGCCGCATGTGCCGCCGCGCCGACCAGCCGAGCGCGGCACTCATCAAGGACCTGAAGCAGCGCGGCCTGCTGGACAGCACGTTAGTGATCTGGGGCGGCGAGTTCGGCCGCACCCCGCAGACCGAGGGCGTGAGCGGCCGGGACCACAACCCGTTCGGCTTCTCGATGCTAATGGCCGGCGGTGGCGTAAAAGCCGGCACGATCCACGGCACGACCGACGAGTTCGGCCTCCGCGGCGTCGAGGGGCGGGCACACGTAGCCGACTTTCACGCGACGATTCTGCACCTGATGGGCCTCGATCACACCAAACTGACGTTCCGCCACAACGGTCTGGACGACCGCCTGACCGGCCAAGCCGGCCGCGTGGTGCGCGAGGTGGTCGCGTGA